A region of Mycolicibacterium brumae DNA encodes the following proteins:
- a CDS encoding APC family permease yields the protein MTIPTNAAAPNPLFDESEGHLRRALGLPSLVLFGLVYMVPLTVFTTYGIVTEETGGRVPLAYAVTLIAMVFTAWSYAKMSQAYPVAGSAYTYAQKSFGAPVGFLSGWSLLLDYLFLPMINYLVIGIYLDAAFPNIPAWVFVLLAILGVTALNLIGISSVARANFVIIAVQTVFIGTFLVLSVVKISGNDNVSLMAPVTGDGSATGLGVIFAGSAVLCLSFLGFDAVSTLSEEARAPERNVPRAILTATILSGLIFILLSYISQLVFPSNEFTDVDSGALDVMRSAGGQFLDTFFTAAYVAGCIGSALTSQAAVSRILYAMGRDGILPKKVFGHVSVKFSTPTWAILVVSAVSMLALLIDLSVLASLISFGALAAFSVVNLSVIKHYFFDEQRRSGMDVVWFLVLPLTGFILTAWLWTSLSGMSLVIGLSWLAIGFCWLLAVTRGFRRPTPTLEIEGH from the coding sequence ATGACGATCCCAACCAACGCCGCGGCGCCGAACCCGCTATTCGACGAGAGCGAGGGCCACCTGCGCCGGGCCCTCGGGCTGCCGTCGCTGGTGCTGTTCGGCCTGGTGTACATGGTGCCGCTGACGGTGTTCACCACCTACGGCATCGTCACCGAGGAAACCGGCGGCCGGGTGCCGCTGGCGTACGCGGTGACGCTCATCGCGATGGTGTTCACGGCCTGGTCCTACGCCAAAATGTCCCAGGCCTACCCGGTCGCCGGATCGGCATACACCTACGCGCAGAAGAGTTTCGGCGCTCCGGTGGGTTTCCTGTCCGGCTGGTCGCTGCTGCTGGACTACCTGTTCCTGCCGATGATCAACTACCTGGTCATCGGGATCTACCTGGACGCGGCATTCCCGAACATCCCGGCCTGGGTGTTCGTGCTGCTCGCCATCCTCGGAGTGACGGCGCTGAACCTGATCGGCATCAGTTCGGTGGCGCGGGCGAACTTCGTCATCATCGCCGTGCAGACCGTCTTCATCGGCACGTTCCTGGTGCTCTCGGTGGTGAAGATCTCCGGCAACGACAATGTCAGCCTGATGGCCCCCGTCACCGGTGACGGATCCGCCACCGGGCTGGGCGTGATCTTCGCCGGCTCCGCGGTGCTGTGCCTGTCGTTCCTCGGATTCGACGCCGTGTCAACGCTTTCCGAAGAGGCCCGCGCGCCAGAGCGCAATGTGCCGCGCGCGATTCTGACCGCGACCATCCTGTCCGGCCTTATCTTCATCCTGCTGTCCTACATCTCCCAGCTGGTGTTCCCGTCCAACGAATTCACCGACGTCGACTCCGGCGCGCTGGACGTGATGCGCAGCGCCGGCGGACAGTTCCTGGACACCTTCTTCACGGCCGCCTACGTGGCCGGCTGCATCGGTTCGGCGCTGACGTCGCAGGCGGCGGTGTCGCGCATCCTGTACGCGATGGGCCGCGACGGCATCCTGCCGAAGAAGGTCTTCGGCCATGTGTCGGTGAAGTTCAGCACGCCCACCTGGGCCATCCTGGTGGTCAGCGCGGTGTCGATGCTGGCGCTGTTGATCGACCTGTCGGTGCTGGCCTCGCTGATCAGCTTCGGGGCGCTGGCGGCGTTCTCGGTGGTCAACCTGTCGGTGATCAAGCACTACTTCTTCGACGAGCAGCGCCGCTCCGGGATGGACGTCGTCTGGTTCCTGGTGCTGCCGCTGACCGGTTTCATCCTGACCGCCTGGTTGTGGACCAGCCTGTCTGGAATGTCGCTGGTGATCGGCCTGAGCTGGCTGGCCATCGGGTTCTGCTGGTTGCTGGCGGTCACCCGCGGCTTCCGCCGCCCGACCCCCACCCTGGAGATCGAAGGACACTGA
- a CDS encoding tripartite tricarboxylate transporter TctB family protein, with protein MSTATKTESGRRFWAGRSALIMPALLVVLGVFLIIGIQDMDISGKDSLFGPKAFPWITAVGCFIVAAFLAISILRNPEIPEVDEEGTSADPSSNWRAVAITVGSFVGFAVLLQPAGWIISAALVFWGLTVGLGNTRYVFNLLIGLAASSIMQLIFAGMLGLNLPAGVMGMF; from the coding sequence ATGAGCACCGCCACTAAGACCGAGTCCGGCCGCCGGTTCTGGGCCGGCCGCAGCGCGCTGATCATGCCGGCGCTGCTGGTGGTGCTCGGGGTGTTCCTCATCATCGGCATCCAGGACATGGACATCTCGGGCAAGGATTCGCTGTTCGGGCCCAAAGCGTTTCCGTGGATCACCGCCGTCGGCTGCTTCATCGTCGCCGCGTTTCTGGCGATCAGCATCCTGCGTAACCCCGAGATCCCGGAGGTCGACGAGGAGGGCACATCGGCCGACCCCAGCAGTAACTGGCGGGCCGTCGCGATCACCGTCGGCTCGTTCGTCGGGTTCGCGGTGCTGCTGCAGCCGGCCGGCTGGATCATCTCCGCGGCGCTGGTGTTCTGGGGGTTGACCGTCGGCCTGGGCAATACCCGCTACGTGTTCAACCTGCTGATCGGCCTCGCCGCATCCTCGATCATGCAGCTGATCTTCGCCGGGATGCTGGGGCTGAACCTGCCGGCCGGCGTGATGGGAATGTTCTGA
- a CDS encoding phage holin family protein, translating to MGAFLWRTGLVGLALWVVTLIVPGVQFVGGDTAMARIGVIFVVAVIFGLVNAVIKPIVQVLAIPLYILTLGLVHIVINALMLMITSWITEHTTHWGLSVHPFWWQAIWGAIVLSLVSWALDSLIKG from the coding sequence ATGGGCGCATTCCTATGGAGAACCGGACTGGTCGGTTTAGCACTCTGGGTGGTCACGCTGATCGTTCCCGGCGTGCAGTTCGTCGGCGGCGACACCGCCATGGCGCGGATCGGCGTCATCTTCGTGGTGGCGGTGATTTTCGGGCTGGTCAACGCGGTGATCAAGCCGATTGTGCAGGTCCTGGCGATTCCGCTGTACATCCTGACCCTCGGCCTGGTGCACATCGTCATCAACGCGCTGATGCTCATGATCACCTCGTGGATCACCGAGCACACCACCCACTGGGGCCTGTCGGTGCACCCGTTCTGGTGGCAGGCGATCTGGGGCGCGATCGTGTTGTCGCTGGTCAGCTGGGCGCTGGACTCGCTGATCAAGGGCTAG
- a CDS encoding Bug family tripartite tricarboxylate transporter substrate binding protein: MRIPSAAKWAVGVLCVLALVVAAGINANQSGAGADARSKMILIAPAAAGGGWDLVAREAQQALRTDGIVNNVQVVNVPGAGGTIGLSQLSRLDGDGTTMMVTGTVMLGGIARNHSEITLADTTPIARLAEDFDVFVVSADSPFQTFEDFLAAWKEHPEGMPIGGGSAGGVDHLIVGQLARAAGIDMNRIRYSAYAGGGELTINLLSTAHGTPNVGVSGFNDFRDMLADGKLRPLMVVAPDRLEGLEAPTAAEAGYPAVDLVNWRGMVAPPGLTPEQQTELIGIVTEMTGTEHWEAVVKRNRWKESFLTGDEFGKFLVEEQQRISTLVTELGLDQ, encoded by the coding sequence ATGCGCATCCCGTCAGCCGCCAAATGGGCCGTGGGAGTGTTGTGCGTCCTGGCGCTCGTCGTCGCCGCGGGAATCAACGCCAACCAGAGCGGGGCGGGCGCCGACGCCCGGTCCAAGATGATCCTCATCGCGCCGGCCGCCGCCGGCGGCGGCTGGGATCTGGTGGCCCGGGAGGCGCAGCAGGCGTTGCGCACCGACGGCATCGTCAACAACGTCCAGGTGGTCAACGTGCCCGGCGCCGGCGGCACCATCGGCTTGAGCCAGCTCAGCCGGCTCGACGGCGACGGCACCACCATGATGGTGACCGGCACGGTGATGCTCGGCGGCATCGCCCGCAACCATTCGGAGATCACGCTGGCTGACACCACCCCGATCGCCCGGCTCGCCGAGGACTTCGACGTGTTCGTGGTGTCGGCGGATTCACCGTTCCAGACCTTCGAGGACTTCCTGGCCGCGTGGAAGGAGCACCCGGAGGGGATGCCGATCGGCGGCGGTTCGGCTGGCGGGGTGGATCACCTGATCGTCGGCCAATTGGCCCGCGCCGCTGGCATCGACATGAACAGGATCCGCTACAGCGCCTATGCCGGCGGCGGCGAGCTCACCATCAACCTGCTGTCCACCGCGCACGGCACCCCGAACGTCGGGGTCAGCGGATTCAACGACTTCCGCGACATGCTCGCCGACGGGAAGCTCCGCCCGCTGATGGTGGTGGCGCCCGACCGCCTGGAGGGCCTGGAAGCGCCGACGGCCGCCGAGGCCGGGTATCCGGCGGTGGACCTGGTGAACTGGCGCGGGATGGTCGCTCCCCCGGGCCTGACGCCCGAGCAGCAGACCGAACTCATCGGCATCGTCACCGAAATGACCGGGACCGAGCATTGGGAGGCCGTCGTCAAACGCAATCGCTGGAAGGAGTCCTTCCTGACCGGTGACGAGTTCGGCAAGTTCCTCGTCGAGGAGCAGCAGCGGATCAGCACCCTGGTGACCGAACTGGGGCTGGACCAGTGA
- a CDS encoding amidohydrolase, with protein sequence MAAQQTLFTGGAIWTGDRDTDALLIAEGTVLATGEQARERVDAGAERVDLDGGFLMPSFGDGHSHPLPGGLESVGPRVRPCRSVDEIVAAVKAFADAHPDQEWITGASYDGSLAPGGLFDARWLDAAVGDRPVVLRAWDYHTVWCNSEALRRAGITADTPDPPLGEIPHRADGSVLGTLREWGAVDLVMNVMPAHDEQTRIGALGAAADYLLSHGVTWAQDAWVTPADVLTYVAAARRDALRMRFNLALYADPRHFDQQVGDYAAARQSVIDADNPLLTANTVKFFADGVVENETGALLEPYCSGLHSHGMQTWEGDSLAEAARRVDELGLQIHIHAIGDAAVRQSLDAIEHVVDSNGARDRRPVIAHAQLVHPDDINRFTALGVIPNMQPLWAQQDALMNVLTVPRLGPERSDRQYQLRTIAQTGAALSLGSDWPVSSGAPLEGIAVGVSRQTAEGEPAGGWTPHETLDIEAALAAYSAAVAYQGFAENTWGRIVPGASADLLWLGQDPRRTPPLELPQIPVRATYLRGLPAHSSL encoded by the coding sequence ATGGCAGCACAGCAGACGTTGTTCACCGGCGGGGCGATCTGGACCGGCGACCGGGACACCGACGCCTTGCTGATCGCCGAAGGGACGGTCCTGGCCACCGGCGAGCAGGCCCGGGAGCGGGTCGACGCCGGGGCCGAGCGCGTCGACCTCGACGGCGGATTCCTGATGCCGTCCTTCGGCGACGGGCACTCCCATCCGCTGCCCGGCGGCCTGGAATCGGTCGGACCGCGGGTTCGGCCGTGCCGATCCGTCGACGAGATCGTCGCCGCGGTGAAGGCGTTCGCCGACGCGCACCCCGACCAGGAGTGGATCACCGGAGCCTCCTACGACGGCAGCCTGGCGCCCGGCGGCCTGTTCGACGCCCGCTGGCTCGACGCCGCCGTCGGCGACCGTCCGGTGGTGCTGCGGGCCTGGGATTACCACACGGTGTGGTGCAACTCCGAAGCGCTACGGCGGGCCGGCATCACCGCCGACACCCCGGACCCGCCGCTCGGCGAGATCCCACACCGCGCCGACGGCTCCGTGCTCGGCACCTTGCGGGAGTGGGGCGCGGTCGACCTGGTGATGAACGTGATGCCGGCGCACGACGAGCAGACCCGGATCGGCGCGCTGGGCGCCGCCGCCGACTATCTGCTGTCGCACGGGGTGACCTGGGCCCAAGACGCCTGGGTGACTCCGGCCGATGTGCTCACCTACGTCGCGGCCGCCCGCCGCGACGCGCTGCGGATGCGGTTCAACCTGGCGCTCTACGCCGATCCCAGGCACTTCGACCAGCAGGTCGGCGACTACGCCGCGGCCCGGCAGTCGGTGATCGACGCCGACAACCCGCTGCTGACCGCGAACACGGTGAAGTTCTTCGCCGACGGGGTCGTCGAGAACGAGACCGGCGCGCTGCTGGAGCCCTACTGCTCGGGGCTGCACAGCCACGGCATGCAGACCTGGGAGGGCGACTCACTGGCCGAGGCGGCCCGCCGGGTCGACGAGCTGGGGCTGCAGATCCACATCCACGCCATCGGCGACGCCGCGGTCCGTCAGTCGCTGGACGCGATCGAGCACGTGGTGGACAGCAACGGAGCTCGCGACCGGCGGCCGGTGATCGCGCACGCACAGCTGGTCCACCCCGATGACATCAACCGGTTCACCGCGCTGGGAGTGATCCCGAACATGCAGCCGCTGTGGGCGCAGCAGGACGCGCTGATGAACGTGCTGACCGTTCCGCGGCTGGGTCCGGAGCGCTCCGACCGGCAGTACCAACTGCGCACGATCGCGCAGACCGGGGCGGCGCTGTCGCTCGGCTCGGACTGGCCGGTGTCCTCCGGCGCGCCGCTGGAAGGCATCGCGGTCGGAGTCTCCCGGCAGACCGCCGAGGGCGAGCCGGCCGGTGGCTGGACCCCGCACGAGACCCTCGACATCGAAGCCGCGCTGGCGGCGTATTCGGCTGCGGTCGCGTACCAGGGGTTTGCGGAGAATACTTGGGGCCGGATCGTGCCCGGCGCCAGTGCCGATCTGCTCTGGCTGGGGCAGGACCCGCGCCGCACGCCCCCGCTGGAGTTGCCCCAGATCCCGGTGCGCGCAACGTATTTGCGCGGACTACCGGCCCACTCCAGCCTCTGA
- a CDS encoding dienelactone hydrolase family protein yields the protein MPTIAVRAPAGTLTVEIFEPAAAGARPLPGVVLLHDLLGLGDEIRRVARLIADRGYLVAAPDLYSRRSRVRCVVRQVGEVMRARGETFDDIDATRRALADLPGCGGSIGVVGFCQGGRFALLVAGTGDYDAAAPFYGTPLPPKIEQRLTGVCPVVASFGGKDPWNPRGTAGPQVRDILERLDVEHDVAVYPEAGHAFANRYPAQPVLRVARFGYDDAAAADAWDRVFAFFAAHLRR from the coding sequence GTGCCAACCATTGCGGTGCGGGCCCCCGCGGGAACGTTGACCGTAGAGATCTTCGAGCCGGCCGCAGCCGGCGCGCGGCCGCTTCCGGGTGTGGTGCTGCTGCACGACCTGCTCGGTCTCGGCGACGAGATCCGCCGGGTGGCGAGGCTCATCGCAGACCGCGGCTACCTGGTCGCGGCGCCCGATCTGTACAGCAGACGTTCCCGGGTCCGCTGCGTGGTGCGCCAGGTCGGCGAGGTGATGCGCGCCCGCGGGGAGACCTTCGACGACATCGACGCGACCCGTCGGGCGCTGGCCGACCTGCCCGGGTGCGGCGGCTCGATCGGCGTCGTCGGATTCTGCCAGGGTGGGCGATTCGCGCTGCTGGTGGCCGGGACCGGGGACTACGACGCGGCCGCCCCGTTCTACGGCACGCCGTTGCCACCGAAGATCGAGCAGCGGTTGACCGGCGTGTGCCCGGTGGTGGCGAGCTTCGGCGGGAAGGACCCGTGGAATCCCCGCGGGACGGCCGGGCCCCAAGTGCGCGACATCCTGGAGCGGCTGGACGTCGAGCATGATGTGGCGGTCTACCCGGAGGCCGGGCACGCGTTTGCCAACCGGTACCCCGCGCAGCCCGTGCTGCGGGTCGCGCGGTTCGGCTACGACGACGCCGCGGCCGCCGACGCCTGGGATCGGGTGTTCGCGTTCTTCGCCGCCCATCTGCGGCGGTGA
- a CDS encoding MFS transporter — MADTGAVSADGGQATVVRRKPLMTMQQILLMNLGFFGIQYSFGMQQTAVNPIFTFLDADPHSLPILNLAGPITGLLIQPLIGALSDRTWSPRFGRRKPYFIIGAIGCSVCLFLFPFAAALWMAVLLLWLLDASNNTAMEPYRALIADKLPPSQLAKGFLAQSFFTGFGITLANVSLFVFQKFITGATDAGIPYWVVGSFMLGSVCSITTVLISVLKTPEIPPTEAELAALRAKKGGLISAVREIWDAIVDMPRELRKLALVYLFQWYAMFCYWQFVALSIAQSAFGTQDTHSDEYAEAVGWTGLINGWYNIVTFTVAFSLVAFARRRGAKFVHIACLLCATVGLLVFPHLTNKYAMFIPIIGLGIAWASIMGVPYIMAVRMIPSNRYGVYMGIINMMIVIPMLIQTLTFGAIYQTLLDNDPGNAIMFAGVLLALAALAMSWIKEPPMVRDVDAVTAMPAGH; from the coding sequence ATGGCCGACACCGGAGCTGTGAGCGCGGACGGCGGCCAGGCCACCGTCGTCCGGCGCAAGCCGCTGATGACGATGCAGCAGATTCTGCTGATGAACCTGGGATTCTTCGGGATCCAGTACAGCTTCGGCATGCAGCAGACCGCGGTCAACCCGATCTTCACGTTCCTAGACGCCGATCCGCACAGTCTGCCGATCCTCAACCTCGCCGGACCGATCACCGGGCTGCTCATCCAGCCGTTGATCGGCGCCCTCAGCGACCGGACCTGGAGCCCGCGTTTCGGCCGACGCAAGCCGTACTTCATCATCGGCGCGATCGGCTGCTCGGTGTGTCTGTTCCTGTTCCCGTTCGCCGCCGCGCTTTGGATGGCCGTCCTGCTGCTGTGGCTGCTCGACGCGAGCAACAACACCGCGATGGAGCCCTACCGCGCGCTGATCGCCGACAAGCTGCCGCCCTCGCAGCTGGCGAAAGGCTTTCTCGCGCAGAGCTTCTTCACCGGTTTCGGGATCACCCTGGCCAACGTTTCGCTGTTCGTCTTCCAGAAGTTCATCACCGGCGCGACCGATGCGGGCATCCCCTACTGGGTGGTCGGCTCGTTCATGCTCGGCTCGGTCTGCTCCATCACCACGGTGCTGATCTCGGTGCTGAAAACGCCGGAGATTCCGCCCACCGAGGCCGAACTCGCGGCGCTGCGCGCCAAGAAGGGCGGGCTGATCTCCGCCGTCCGCGAGATCTGGGACGCCATCGTCGACATGCCGCGGGAACTGCGAAAGCTGGCGCTGGTCTACCTGTTTCAGTGGTACGCGATGTTCTGCTACTGGCAGTTCGTCGCGCTGTCGATCGCGCAGTCGGCGTTCGGCACCCAGGACACGCATTCCGATGAGTACGCCGAAGCGGTGGGCTGGACCGGCCTGATCAACGGCTGGTACAACATAGTCACGTTCACCGTGGCCTTCTCCCTGGTCGCGTTCGCCCGCCGGCGCGGCGCGAAATTCGTGCACATCGCCTGCCTGCTGTGCGCCACCGTCGGACTGCTCGTGTTCCCGCACCTGACCAACAAATACGCGATGTTCATTCCGATCATCGGGCTCGGCATCGCGTGGGCGTCGATCATGGGCGTGCCGTACATCATGGCGGTCCGGATGATTCCGTCCAACCGCTACGGGGTGTACATGGGGATCATCAACATGATGATCGTCATCCCGATGCTGATCCAGACGCTCACCTTCGGCGCCATCTACCAGACGCTGCTGGACAACGACCCGGGCAACGCCATCATGTTCGCCGGCGTGCTGCTGGCGCTGGCCGCGCTGGCGATGAGCTGGATCAAAGAACCGCCGATGGTGCGCGACGTCGACGCCGTCACCGCGATGCCCGCGGGCCACTGA
- a CDS encoding SRPBCC family protein: MITANVMLVVERVFRPSSAVLFRAWTDPDEMAAWRGSPGWHVEADTVTSELRLGGHHHHVKVRDDQPAVRVTTDAVFTEFFAPDVFVARQRITGDPGIDPDIPLELRVEFLKTGRDGTLIRIIQGPYDEAVAEEHSLGWERELTRLQDYLDAKSKESA, encoded by the coding sequence GTGATCACTGCGAACGTCATGCTCGTCGTCGAGCGAGTTTTCCGCCCATCCAGCGCGGTGCTGTTTCGCGCGTGGACCGATCCGGACGAGATGGCGGCCTGGCGCGGCAGCCCCGGCTGGCACGTCGAGGCCGACACCGTGACCTCCGAGCTGCGCCTCGGCGGCCACCACCATCACGTCAAAGTCCGCGACGACCAGCCGGCGGTCCGGGTGACCACCGACGCGGTCTTCACCGAATTCTTCGCACCCGATGTGTTCGTCGCCCGGCAGCGGATCACCGGAGACCCCGGGATCGATCCGGACATACCACTGGAGCTTCGGGTCGAGTTCCTCAAAACCGGTCGCGACGGCACGCTGATCCGGATCATCCAGGGCCCCTACGACGAAGCCGTCGCCGAAGAGCACAGCCTCGGCTGGGAACGCGAACTCACCCGATTGCAGGACTACCTCGACGCCAAGAGCAAGGAGAGCGCCTGA
- a CDS encoding YdeI/OmpD-associated family protein, with amino-acid sequence MSSAEVPGGVVHELPDDLRAELIADPAVLDAWNDITPLARNEFICWVEDAKQAPTRARRIRRTREELEEGKRRPCCWPGCKHRERTGHA; translated from the coding sequence GTGAGTTCCGCAGAAGTCCCCGGCGGCGTCGTCCACGAGCTGCCCGACGATCTGCGCGCCGAGCTGATCGCCGACCCGGCGGTGCTGGACGCCTGGAACGACATCACTCCCCTGGCCCGCAACGAATTCATCTGCTGGGTCGAGGACGCCAAGCAGGCCCCGACCCGGGCGCGGCGGATCCGGCGCACCCGGGAGGAGTTGGAGGAAGGCAAACGCCGGCCGTGTTGCTGGCCCGGTTGCAAACACCGGGAGCGCACCGGCCACGCTTAG
- a CDS encoding tripartite tricarboxylate transporter permease produces the protein MDSIVGLLGGFADVLTPVNLLYVFIGAVIGTAVGVLPGLGSAMAVALLLPITFTLDPLAALVMFAGIYFGGLFGDSIAGILMNTPGNSTAIAGSFEGHLMARRGRGAQALATSALGAFIGGMIATVLVVFFAPTLANLATTFGPGEYFALAIFAFLATSAVVSDSVVKGLAGLLIGLTLAMIGTDQVSGTQRFTFGNIALFDGVSIVVITVAMLAVGEVIYIASRLGRPDDRSFTPSTGRAFLSLAEYKKALPAWLRGTAFGVPFGVIPAGGAEVPTFLAYGVEKRLDARSDDPQFGKGAIRGVAAPEAAGNATAGTAMGALLALGLPTSATAAMLLAAFMQYGMQPGPLLFVRNADLVWALLASLFIGMVVLLILNMPFAPLWARLLRIEKAYLYAGIGMFACFGVYAASAAMIDVVFMIILGLIGFAMRRFDVPLAPVLIAVILGPLAESSLREAMNNSENNPMTLISSPITITLYTLLIGVIVFSVYSKVRLRKDAEDPEIEAAVDSGKVRDLD, from the coding sequence ATGGATTCGATTGTCGGTCTGCTCGGCGGTTTCGCCGACGTTCTCACCCCGGTCAACCTGCTCTACGTCTTCATCGGCGCGGTCATCGGCACCGCGGTCGGCGTGCTGCCGGGTCTCGGGTCGGCGATGGCGGTGGCGCTGCTGCTGCCGATCACCTTCACCTTGGACCCGCTGGCCGCGCTGGTCATGTTCGCCGGCATCTACTTCGGCGGACTGTTCGGCGACTCCATCGCCGGCATCCTGATGAACACCCCCGGCAACTCGACAGCCATCGCCGGCTCCTTCGAGGGGCACCTGATGGCCAGACGCGGTCGCGGCGCGCAGGCGCTGGCCACTTCGGCGCTAGGCGCGTTCATCGGCGGCATGATCGCCACCGTGCTGGTGGTGTTCTTCGCCCCGACGTTGGCGAACCTGGCCACCACGTTCGGCCCCGGCGAATACTTCGCGCTGGCCATCTTCGCGTTCCTGGCCACTTCCGCGGTGGTGTCGGATTCGGTGGTCAAGGGCCTGGCGGGGCTGCTGATCGGGTTGACACTGGCGATGATCGGCACCGATCAGGTCAGCGGCACCCAGCGGTTCACCTTCGGCAACATCGCGCTGTTCGACGGGGTCAGCATCGTCGTCATCACGGTGGCCATGCTGGCCGTCGGCGAGGTCATCTACATCGCGTCCCGGCTCGGCCGCCCCGACGACCGCAGTTTCACCCCGTCGACCGGGCGGGCGTTCCTGTCGCTCGCCGAATACAAGAAGGCACTGCCGGCCTGGCTGCGCGGCACCGCCTTCGGCGTCCCGTTCGGCGTCATCCCGGCCGGCGGTGCGGAGGTTCCGACGTTCCTGGCCTACGGTGTGGAGAAGCGACTGGACGCCCGCAGCGACGACCCGCAGTTCGGCAAGGGCGCAATCCGGGGCGTCGCCGCGCCCGAGGCGGCCGGCAACGCGACCGCCGGCACCGCGATGGGCGCCCTGCTGGCGTTGGGCCTGCCCACCTCGGCGACTGCGGCGATGCTGCTGGCGGCGTTCATGCAGTACGGCATGCAGCCGGGTCCGCTGCTGTTCGTCCGCAACGCCGACCTGGTGTGGGCGCTGCTGGCCAGCCTGTTCATCGGCATGGTCGTGCTGCTCATCCTGAACATGCCCTTCGCCCCGCTGTGGGCCCGGCTGCTCAGGATCGAGAAGGCCTACCTGTACGCGGGCATCGGCATGTTCGCCTGCTTCGGTGTGTACGCGGCCAGCGCGGCGATGATCGACGTCGTCTTCATGATCATCCTGGGCCTCATCGGCTTCGCCATGCGCCGCTTCGACGTTCCGCTGGCCCCGGTGCTGATCGCGGTGATCCTCGGCCCGCTGGCTGAGTCGTCGCTGAGGGAGGCGATGAACAACTCCGAGAACAACCCGATGACCCTGATCAGCTCCCCGATCACCATCACCCTGTACACACTGCTGATCGGCGTCATCGTGTTCAGCGTGTACAGCAAGGTCCGGCTGCGCAAGGACGCCGAGGATCCGGAGATCGAAGCCGCCGTCGACAGCGGCAAAGTGCGCGACCTCGACTGA
- a CDS encoding organic hydroperoxide resistance protein → MGIVYTAEALSTGDGRNGRGRSSDGKLDVALAMPPEMGGSGDGTNPEQLFAVGYAACFHSALRMIGREAKADMSDSAVGSRVSLVSDDPSFKLAVELEITLPHVDGDTARELTEKAHQVCPYSKATRGNIDVKLTVTDD, encoded by the coding sequence ATGGGCATCGTGTACACCGCCGAGGCGCTTTCCACCGGGGACGGCCGCAACGGGCGCGGGCGCAGTTCGGACGGCAAGCTCGACGTCGCCCTGGCGATGCCGCCGGAGATGGGTGGCAGCGGCGACGGCACCAACCCCGAGCAATTGTTCGCCGTCGGCTATGCGGCGTGTTTCCATTCCGCGCTGCGGATGATCGGCCGGGAGGCGAAGGCCGATATGAGTGACTCCGCCGTCGGCTCCCGGGTGTCGCTGGTGTCCGATGACCCCAGTTTCAAGCTCGCCGTGGAACTGGAGATCACGTTGCCGCACGTCGACGGCGACACCGCCCGTGAGTTGACCGAGAAGGCGCACCAGGTGTGCCCGTACTCGAAGGCCACCCGCGGCAATATCGACGTGAAGCTGACCGTCACCGACGACTGA
- a CDS encoding universal stress protein — translation MSGYKTVLVGTDGSDSSLKAVERAGALAGDEGSKVVIATAYFPAHADSRAADVLKDEGYKVSGNAPIYAILQEAKDRATAAGAYQVVERAIEGAPVDALVELANEIDADLLVVGNVGLSTIAGRLLGSVPANVARKAKCDVLIVHTSN, via the coding sequence ATGAGCGGCTACAAGACTGTGCTGGTCGGCACGGACGGGTCCGACTCGTCGCTGAAGGCCGTGGAGCGGGCCGGCGCGCTGGCCGGCGATGAGGGCTCCAAGGTCGTCATCGCCACGGCGTACTTCCCGGCCCACGCGGATTCCCGCGCCGCCGACGTCTTGAAGGATGAGGGCTACAAGGTGTCGGGCAACGCCCCGATCTACGCCATCCTGCAGGAGGCCAAGGACCGCGCGACCGCCGCCGGCGCCTACCAGGTCGTCGAGCGCGCCATCGAGGGCGCCCCGGTGGACGCGCTGGTCGAGCTGGCCAACGAGATCGACGCGGACCTGCTGGTCGTCGGCAACGTCGGCCTGAGCACCATCGCCGGACGGTTGCTGGGCTCGGTCCCGGCGAACGTCGCCCGCAAGGCCAAGTGCGACGTCCTGATCGTCCACACCTCTAACTAG